CAGCGAGAACGCGATGAAGCCCCAGATGAGCTCCGGGATCTCCGGGAGCAGCTGCAGCTCGGTGTCGACACCGGCCTCAGTGGCCAGGACGATCATGGGGGTCGGCATGGTGCCCTCCCCTACGCGTTGATGATGAAGGCCAGCACGAAGCCCAGCAGGGCGAGCGCCTCGACCACGGCGATACCGATGAACATCGTGGTGCGGACCTGGCCGGCAGCCTCGGGCTGGCGGGCCATGGACTCGATCGCACCCTTGATGAGCATGCCCAGGCCGATACCCGGGCCGAGGGTGCCCAGGCCGAACACGAGGCCGACACCGATGACACCGATGTTGCCGGTCAGACCGGAAGCGGCTTCACCAGCAGCCTCGGTCGCGAACGCCGGCTGGACCATCATGGCGGACAGCGCGATGACGGCGGCTGCGAGGGGCAGCAGTCGCTTCTTCATCATTGACTCCTTGATCATTCAGGGGATTTGCGGGCTTGCGGGAACTGGACTGGACGTGACCGGCCACTGTCGACCGACCGAACCGCCGGAGCGGTCCTAGTGCTGGGCCTCGACTGCACCGGAGAGGTAGACAGCGGCGAGGATCGCAAAGATGTAGGCCTGCAGGAAGCTGACGAACGCCTCGAACCCGACCGCGAGCGGCGAGATCAGGAGGGTCAGGATCCCGATGGGGAGGCCGAGGAGGTTGGACTCGTCGGGGATCAGGCCGGGGATCCGGAAGAACGCGTGGGTCGCCAGGAAGACGATGGTCAGCAGGATGTGACCGGCGACCATGTTGGCGAACAACCGGACCGTCAGCGTCAGCGGACGCAGGATGAAGGTGGACACCAGCTCGATGGGGGTGAGCAGGAGGTACACGGGGGCGGGGACGCCCGGGGGGAACGCAACTTCCTTGAAGTAGCCGATGCCCTGGTACTTCACACCGGTGGCCACGAAGACGACCAGGGTGACGAGGGCCAGCATCAGCGGGATCGCGATGCGCGATGTCGCCGGGAAGTTCACGAACGGGATGATCTTGAACATGTTGTTGAACAGCACGAACAAGAAGATCGTGGTCAGGAAGGGCGCGAACTTCTTGCCCTCCGGGCCGATGATGTCCACGGCGATGCCGTCACGGACGAACTCGACCACCGACTCGCCAGCCGCCTGCAGCTTGTTCGGCACGACCTTGGGGTTGCCCAGGGCCATCAGCATGAAGATGGAGGCGAAGATCAGGCTGAAGAGGATGATCAGCCAGGTACGGGTGATCTCCAGGCCGCCGATCTCGAACAGCGCCGGCAGGTTGAAGATCTCGCCCGCGGGTGGGACACCGAAGTTGCCACCGTACGGGTGGGCATCGGCTGCGAGGATGAGGTTCACGTGAGCTGCCTTTCGGTGTCACTGTGTGGGGTCGAGGGGATGGACAACCAGAAGAATCGGGGGTCGCGGGCGGCGGCGATGATCTCTGCCACCAGGGCACCGACCAAGCCGAGGGCCAGGCCGATCGCGAAGGAGTTCATGGGGAGCAGCCCGAGCTGGGCGACGAGCACGAGCACGACCAGCGCGACCATGCCGCGCAGGCCGAGGGCAGCCAAGGACATGGCAACAACCATGTCGTTCCCCGCCTTGGCTCCACGCTTGTACAGCGGCATGGCGACGATCGACAGGGCGGCGACCAGCACCGCGCCTGCCCCGACGGCGACGCCGGCCTCACCACCGTCGAGCAGACCCACGACGACCGACCCGATCACGGCCGCAGCGCACGCGCCGAGCACGCCGGCAACGGCCAGCGACTGCTCGGGAGCATGGTTGGGAGTGAAGATGGGCATCGGACGAGGGGGCCTGTTCGGTGCGTTGGATCGGGCGGCGACGTGCGTGGCTCAGCGATTGCGTGGAGTGGTGCCCTCTTCGGAGCGGGCGGCCATCGACGCGTCCGCAGCATCAGCCTGCTTGGCACGGATGTATAGCAGGTAGATGCCGGCGATGTTGCCGATGACGAAGCCGACGACCATGAACACGGGTTCCGTCCCGACCAGGCGGTCGATCAGGAATCCGATTCCACCCCAGGTGAAGATTGCTGCCAGGAGGTCGGCTGTGTATGCGAAGGACTTGTCGGCCTTGGCCGACCCGAGGGCATCGAGAGGTGATCCGCTCATGGTGATTGCCTTCCAGGTCGTCGTTGACCGGCCCGGTCCGGGGGGTCCGTTGGAACCGCCCGTCCTCGAGCTTGTGAAAACATACACAAGCTTCCGCGAACGGGCAAATGGTACGGCCCGAGCAGCCTACCGGGGTCCGACGCCCGTGGGGTGGCGAACGACGTTGTCGCCACTCTCGACCGCCTTCTCGCGACGATTCGTCCGCCAACCCTGCACGAGGAGCGCCAGGACGAGCAGAATGAACAGCCCTCCCGTCACCGAGAGAACGAGCGTCGGATCGCCGAGCGAGGGGCCGACCACCGCCGCTGCCAGCAGCGCCGAGCAGCTGTAGAGCACCAGGACCGCTCGTCGCTGGCTGTGGCCGAGCTCGAGGAGGCGGTGGTGCAGGTGCTTCTTGTCGGCCGCCGCGATCGACTGGCCGCTGCTGACGCGACGGACGATCGCGAGCACGGTGTCGATGAACGGGACCGCCAGCACGAGCGCCGGGATGAGGGCCGGGACCGACACGGCGAAGAAGTCGGTGGAGGTCGGCGCGACGGTGTTGCCGATGGCGCTGACCCCGGCCGCACCCATCAGCAGGCCGAGCAGCATGGCGCCGGTGTCCCCCATGAAGATCGACGCCGGGTTGAAGTTGAAGAAGAGGAAGCCGACGCACGCCCCGGTGACCGCGGCGAGGACGAGGCCGGCAGCGGAGGTGGCCGAGGCGACCGGGACGGGGCCGAGCTCGGAGTAGGCGAACAGCGCGATGGCCGCGATGGCCACGATCCCGGCGGCAAGGCCGTCGAGGCCGTCGACGAGGTTGACGGCGTTGATCATCGCGACGACCAGCACGATGGTCAGCAGCGCCGCGGCATCGGGCGACAACGACACGATGTTGCCGCCGCCGAAGGGGATGTAGACGAACCGCAGGGTCACGCCGAACAGGACGAGCGTCCCGGCGGCGAGGATCTGTCCGGCCAGCTTCGCGGCAGGGGTCAACCCTCGGGTGTCGTCGATCAGCCCCACGTAGACGATGACCAACGCCGCGAGGAGGATGGCCTCGGGCTCCGACGTCGTGCGGAACAGCTCGTCGAAGGTGCCCAGGCCGTTGGCCACCGCATAGGCCCCCATCAGGCCGCCCAGCATCGCCAGACCACCCAGCTCCGGCGTCGGGGTCGAGTGGATGTGGCGGTCGCCGGGAACCTTCACCGCACCGACGGCGTGGGCGATCCGCTTGACCACGGGCGTGGCCAGCACCGTCACCAGCAGGCTGGCAACGGCGATCAGCAGGTTGTCGAGGAGTGCCTGATCCATCGGTGGGCCTCGACGCTACCGCGCACCGGCCGGGGCCGGTGCGCGTGGGTGTGTCCGCCCGGCCGCTTCGGGGCGGGCCGATTGGCCTCGAGGGTCCTAGGCCTGTGCGGCGGGCTCGGGGTAGGCCGGGAAGTTCGCGGACAGCTCCGCGACCTCCTTGCGGACGGTGTCGACCTCGCCCTCGTCCTTCAGAACGCGCACGATGAAGCTGGCGATCCGGCCCATCTCCTCGGTGCCCATGCCGACCGTGGTGGCGGCGGCGGTGCCGACGCGGATGCCGGAGGCGACCATCGGCGGACGCGGGTCGAAGGGGATGGCGTTCTTGTTCAGCGTGATGCCGGCGGCGTCGCAGCGGGCCTCGGCGTCGGCGCCGGTGATGTCCAGGCTCTGCAGGTCCGCCAGCAGGTAGTGGATGTCGGTGCCGCCGGAGACGATGCGGACGCCGTGGTCCTCCAGCGCTGCGGCCAGCGCACGGGCGTTGGCGACCACGTTGGCGGCGTACTCGGCGAACGACGGCTGCATGGCCTCCTTGAAGGAGACAGCCTTGGCGGCGACGACGTGCTCGAGCGGGCCGCCCTGCATCATCGGGAAGACGGCCTTGTCCACGGCCTTGGCGTGCGCCTCGGTGGACAGGATCGTGCCGCCGCGGGGACCGCGCAGGGTCTTGTGGTTGGTGAACGTGGTGACGTCGGCGTGCGGGACCGGCGAGGGATGTGCCCCACCGGCAACGAGGCCGGCGAAGTGGGCGGCGTCGACCATCAGGACTGCGCCGACCTCGTCGGCGATCGCGCGGAAACCGGCGAAGTCCCAGTGCCGCGGGTAGGCCGTCGCGCCGGCGATGATCAGCTTGGGGCGGCGCTCCAGGGCGATGGCCCGGACCTCGTCCATGTCGATGATCTGGTCGGACTCGCGGACGCCGTAGGCGGCGATGTCGAACCACTTGCCGGAGAAGTTGACCTTGGACCCGTGGGTCAGGTGGCCGCCGTGGGGCAGGGACATCGCAAGGACGGTGTCACCGTGCTGGACACCCAGGGCGAAGATCGCGGCCATGTTGGCCTGGGCGCCGGCGTGCGGCTGGACGTTGGCGTGCTCGGCCCCGAACAGCTCCTTGGCCCGCTCGATGGCGAGGGACTCGGCGACGTCGACGAACTCACAGCCGCCGTAGTACCGCTTGCCCGGATACCCCTCGGCGTACTTGTTGGTCAGGACGCTGCCCTGGGCGGCGAGGACCGCCGGCGAGGTCAGGTTCTCCGACGCGATCAGCTGCAGGTGGGTGCGCTGGCGGTTCAGCTCGCTGGTGATCGCCGCGGCGATCTCCGGGTCCTGTGCTTCCAGCTGCGCCCAGTCGGGGCCGTAGTAGGTCATGTCGTGCAGCGTACCGCCGAGCCCATGGCCAGTTCGAGGCCACCGGCCCGGCGGTCCCCCCGGACCGTGTCAGTCGTCCCGCCCGCTGCGCCCGACCGCCCGCAACACGCTCGCGAAGGCCTCCGCGTGGTCGGTGAAGCCGATGTGCCCGCCGGGGAACATCGTGGGCTCGAGGCCGAGCTCCTCGGCGAGGCGACGCGAGGTCCGGTCACACAGCTCTCCGGTCGACTCCTCACCGATGCCGACGACGATCGGCACCTCGCAGCTGCGCAGGCGGTCCAGCGGCGGTTCCCAGAACGAGGTCTCCACGAGCATGTTCTCGACACCGAAGGCCTCGTCCTCGGCGTCGCGCCCCTCCGGTTCCTGGCCGAAGACCCCGGCGAACACCTCGTCGGGTACGTGGATGTTCGCCTGGTCCAGGAACAGGCGCCAGTAGCCCTCGCGATCGCCCGCGGTGAACCGTCGGACCATCTCCTCGGTGCCGACGCGCAGATCCCGGGCGTCGGGCAGGAGCACGCACAGGGGCGGTTCGTGGGCCACGACGACCTCCAGGAGCTCGGGGCGGGTCGCGGCCAGCGCGAGGGCGCTGACCGCGCCACCGCTGGATCCGACGACGGTTGCCGGGCCGGCGTCCACCTCCTGCAGGACGGCGGCGAGGTCGGCTGCCCGCTGATCAGGGGTGACGTGCGCGGTCCGGTCGGCGACGGTGCTGCGGGCGACACCCCGGGGATCGGCGGTCAGGACCGTCCAGTCGGCGGCCAGGACCTCGGCGAGCCCCTCGAAGGACCGGGAGTCCATCGGGGCGGCGTGCAGGGCGATGAGCGGCCCGTCACCGCGGAGGGTGGCGGCGATGGTCGCGCCATCGACCTCGACGGTCATCGGTCGGGCGGTGGCGGTGGTGGATGGCATATCGAGGACTCCTCGGGGGACAACTTTTCTGGACGTTCGTGTCCAATCTAGTCCGATTGGACATTCGTGTCTAGAATCGCTGGCCATGGATGCCGAAGCACAGCCGCCGGGGTCGAGTCGTGGCGTTCGGGGGCCGTCGCGTCGCAAGCGCCGAGCCGTGCTCGACGCAGCCTTCGAGGTCTTCCTCCAGCACGGGTTCGAGGGCGCGACGCTCGAACAGGTCGCCGAGCACGCCGGGGTGTCGCGGCAGACCGTGTACGCGCACTTCCGTGGGGAGGAGGAAGGGGTCAAGGAGACCCTCTTCCGGGCGATGGTCGCCGAGTTCGTCGCCCAGCCGGACAACGCGCATCCCCTGTCCACCAGCCTCGGGAGCAGCGAGGACGTCGAGGCGGACCTCCGCACCTACGCCCGCCACCACCTGCAGCTCGTCATGCGTCCGGAGCTCCTGCGGCTGCGGCGGATGATGATCGGCGAGGCCGAGCGGTTCCCCGCCCTTGCCGACGAGTGGTTCACCAACGGACCCGAACGATCCTTCGAGCTCTTCGCCGGCTGGTTCGCCGAGCTGCACGCCCGCGGGACGCTGACGGTTCCCGACCCCGACGTCGCCGCCCGGACGTTCAACTGGCTGGTCCTCTCCACGCCCCTGAACGAGGCCATGGCCCGCCCGCACCGCACCTGGACGCCTGCGGAGCTCGAGGAGTGGGCCGATGAGGCGGTCCGGGTGTTCCTCGCCGGGCACCGCTGAGCCCTGCTCACCCGCGGCCGCTCCTGCCCGCGGGTCGAGGGGTCAGCCGGGGTTTCCGGCGGACCTGCCTACCTGACGTCGTCCTGTGCTCGCTCGATGTCGTGGATGAGCGCGATCCGCTGTTCGTGGCGACCGCCCTCGAAGTCGGTGGTCAGCCACAGCTCGAGGATCTCGTCGGCCATGTGGGGCGTGACGACGCGGGCGCCCATCGCGATGACGTTGGCGTCGTTGTGCTCGCGCGACAGCCGAGCGGTCCAGAGGTCGTTGCACAACGCCGCGCGGATCCCGTCCACCTTGTTGGCCGCGATCTGCTCGCCCTGGCCGGACCCGCCGAGGACGATGCCGCGGTCGGCATGGCCGCTGGCCACCGCACGGCCGACGGACGCCATGATCGGCGGGTAGTCGACCCGCTCGACGGAGTCGGTGCCGTGGTCGTCGACCTCGTGGCCGAGGCCGGCGAGGGTCGTCTTCAGGTGTTCCTTGAGGTCGTAGCCGGCGTGGTCGGCCCCGATGGCGATGCGCATGACAGGAGACCCTACCGGCTCGGCAGGGCCTCCTCGTCGTCTGCGGATCGGCTAGGCGGCCGGGTCGAGCACGACCTTGGTGTAGCCGTCCTCGCGCTTGTCGAAGCGGGCGTAGGCGTCGGGGGCCTCCTCCAGCGGAACACGCTTGGAGACCACGAACGACGGCTCCGCACGGCCGGCGATGATCAGGTCCCGCAGCTGGCGGTTGTGTGCCTTGACGTCGGCCTGGCCCGTCCCCATCTTCAGGCCCTTCTCGAAGAAGGTGCCGATGTCGAACAGCAGGCGGCCGTTGGCGGCCTCCTCGGTGGGAGCACCGGGGTCGGATGGCACGTACAGGCCCACCACGCCGAGGCGGCCGGTCGCGCGGGTGGAGGTGACGAGGTTGTTGAGGATCATCGCGGGCACCTCGTCCTCACCGTCGGGCTTCTGCGCCTGGTAGCCGACGGCGTCGATGCCGGTGTCGGTCCCGCCGTCGGTCGCGTCGAGGATGAACTCGGGGGCGTCGACCTCGGCGAAGTTCACCGGGATGGCGCCGGAGTGTTCCTCGGCCAACCGCAGGCGTTCCTCGACCTTGTCCACGACATAGATCTCCGAGGCCCCGCGGAGACGAGCGGAGTAGGCCGCCATCTGCCCGACCGGGCCGGCGCCGTACACCGCGACGGTGTCGCCGGGGCCGACGCCAGCCAGCTCGGTTGCGTGGTAACCGGTGGGGAAGATGTCGGCGAGCATCGCGAAGTCGTGCTCGTGCTCCTCCCCCTCGGGCAGGCGCAGCGCGTTGAAGTCGGCGAAGGGCACCTTGAGGTACTCCGCCTGTCCGCCGCGCCACGGCCCCATCGACACGTAGCCGTACGCACCACCGGCGAAGCCCTCGTTGACGTTCAGGCAGAAGCCGGTCTTGTTGTTCTCGCAGTTCCTGCAGAACCCGCAGGCGACGTTGAAGGGCAGGACGACCCGGTCGCCCTTCTTCAGGTCCGAGACCCCGGCGCCGACCTCCTCGACGACGCCCATGTTCTCGTGGCCGAAGACGATGCCGGGTTCGGCGCCGGTACGACCCTCGTACATGTGCAGGTCCGAGCCGCAGATCGCCGAGGTCGTGATGCGGATGATGGCGTCGGTCGGAGCGTCGATCGTGGGGTCCTCGACGTCCTCGACCCGGACGTCGCGTTCGCCGCGGTAGACAACTGCCTTCATGGGTCCTCCAGTGGGGTGGTTGTACGAGGCTGTCCTCGACATTCCGTGTTCCCGCTGCCTGCACGGCGAAACACCACCGGCCACCGGGGTTGCGGAGTCCTTGGCTGCGTCGTCCCGAGGGTTTCGGCGACGAAGTCGGTGGCTACGGTCTCGGTCGGGGGGACGCGATGCGTCACACGCCCCGACCCTCGAACCGCTCTTGACCGGAGGCCCTTTCCATGCCCGACCGCAGTCCACTCCATGACCGCCGCGTGCTCGTGACCGGGGCATCATCGGGCATCGGACGCGCGATCGCGATCGCCTGTGCGGACGCGGGCGCCCGGGTCGCAGGGATCGCCCGCCGTGCCGAACGCCTGGAGGCGCTGTCGGACGCCCACGGTGTGGTCCCGGTCGCCGGTGACGTGACGGCCGACGGCGCGTCCTCCCTCGTCGCCTCCGCCGTGGACGCCCTGGGCGGTCTGGACGTGCTCGTCAACGCCGCCGGAATCGCACGGATGGGGCTCATCGCCGACACCGATCCGTCGGACTGGCGAGCCATGTTCGACGTGAACGTGCTCGGGTTGCTGGAGGTCACCCAGGCCGCGCTGCCGGCGCTGAAGGACGGCGGAGGGTCGATCGTCAACATCTCCTCGATGTCGGGACGACGGATCCCGGCGGCGGAGGGTGGGGTCTACTCCGCCACGAAGTTCGCGGTGCACGCCATCAGCGAGGCGCTGCGCATGGAGCTGCAGGAGTCCGGAGTGCGGGTCACGACCATGGCGCCCGGGTTCGTGTCCACCGAGATCTTCGATGACCGCCCGGACTCTGCGGTGACCGAGCGCTACCGGAAGATGGCCGCAGGCGTCGGCATGGAGGCCGAGGACGTGGCCGCGGCCGTGCTGCACGCCCTGACCGCGCCTGCGTCGGTCGGGATGGTGGAGATCGCCATGGTCCCGATGTCGCAGAGCGACGAGGCCTATCGCGACGCCGTCGGCGACAAGGACTAGGTCGCGGGCCCGTCGGGGGTGGACGGGCGGTCCTCGTCGCCGTCGGGGGCGTCGTCGGGGGCGTCGTCGGGGTTCCGGACGTCGTCGGTCTCCGGGGACTCCACGGTGACCGCAGCCTCGTCGAGGGCGGGGTCTCGGTCCTCGACCTCGTCCTGTGTCGAGCCCTCCACCTCCTGGACGAGCTCGGCCTCGGCGACCGCATCGGC
The nucleotide sequence above comes from Euzebya pacifica. Encoded proteins:
- the atpE gene encoding ATP synthase F0 subunit C, coding for MVQPAFATEAAGEAASGLTGNIGVIGVGLVFGLGTLGPGIGLGMLIKGAIESMARQPEAAGQVRTTMFIGIAVVEALALLGFVLAFIINA
- the atpB gene encoding F0F1 ATP synthase subunit A, which encodes MNLILAADAHPYGGNFGVPPAGEIFNLPALFEIGGLEITRTWLIILFSLIFASIFMLMALGNPKVVPNKLQAAGESVVEFVRDGIAVDIIGPEGKKFAPFLTTIFLFVLFNNMFKIIPFVNFPATSRIAIPLMLALVTLVVFVATGVKYQGIGYFKEVAFPPGVPAPVYLLLTPIELVSTFILRPLTLTVRLFANMVAGHILLTIVFLATHAFFRIPGLIPDESNLLGLPIGILTLLISPLAVGFEAFVSFLQAYIFAILAAVYLSGAVEAQH
- a CDS encoding AtpZ/AtpI family protein codes for the protein MSGSPLDALGSAKADKSFAYTADLLAAIFTWGGIGFLIDRLVGTEPVFMVVGFVIGNIAGIYLLYIRAKQADAADASMAARSEEGTTPRNR
- a CDS encoding glycosyltransferase family 4 protein produces the protein MDQALLDNLLIAVASLLVTVLATPVVKRIAHAVGAVKVPGDRHIHSTPTPELGGLAMLGGLMGAYAVANGLGTFDELFRTTSEPEAILLAALVIVYVGLIDDTRGLTPAAKLAGQILAAGTLVLFGVTLRFVYIPFGGGNIVSLSPDAAALLTIVLVVAMINAVNLVDGLDGLAAGIVAIAAIALFAYSELGPVPVASATSAAGLVLAAVTGACVGFLFFNFNPASIFMGDTGAMLLGLLMGAAGVSAIGNTVAPTSTDFFAVSVPALIPALVLAVPFIDTVLAIVRRVSSGQSIAAADKKHLHHRLLELGHSQRRAVLVLYSCSALLAAAVVGPSLGDPTLVLSVTGGLFILLVLALLVQGWRTNRREKAVESGDNVVRHPTGVGPR
- the glyA gene encoding serine hydroxymethyltransferase, producing MTYYGPDWAQLEAQDPEIAAAITSELNRQRTHLQLIASENLTSPAVLAAQGSVLTNKYAEGYPGKRYYGGCEFVDVAESLAIERAKELFGAEHANVQPHAGAQANMAAIFALGVQHGDTVLAMSLPHGGHLTHGSKVNFSGKWFDIAAYGVRESDQIIDMDEVRAIALERRPKLIIAGATAYPRHWDFAGFRAIADEVGAVLMVDAAHFAGLVAGGAHPSPVPHADVTTFTNHKTLRGPRGGTILSTEAHAKAVDKAVFPMMQGGPLEHVVAAKAVSFKEAMQPSFAEYAANVVANARALAAALEDHGVRIVSGGTDIHYLLADLQSLDITGADAEARCDAAGITLNKNAIPFDPRPPMVASGIRVGTAAATTVGMGTEEMGRIASFIVRVLKDEGEVDTVRKEVAELSANFPAYPEPAAQA
- a CDS encoding alpha/beta fold hydrolase codes for the protein MPSTTATARPMTVEVDGATIAATLRGDGPLIALHAAPMDSRSFEGLAEVLAADWTVLTADPRGVARSTVADRTAHVTPDQRAADLAAVLQEVDAGPATVVGSSGGAVSALALAATRPELLEVVVAHEPPLCVLLPDARDLRVGTEEMVRRFTAGDREGYWRLFLDQANIHVPDEVFAGVFGQEPEGRDAEDEAFGVENMLVETSFWEPPLDRLRSCEVPIVVGIGEESTGELCDRTSRRLAEELGLEPTMFPGGHIGFTDHAEAFASVLRAVGRSGRDD
- a CDS encoding TetR/AcrR family transcriptional regulator produces the protein MDAEAQPPGSSRGVRGPSRRKRRAVLDAAFEVFLQHGFEGATLEQVAEHAGVSRQTVYAHFRGEEEGVKETLFRAMVAEFVAQPDNAHPLSTSLGSSEDVEADLRTYARHHLQLVMRPELLRLRRMMIGEAERFPALADEWFTNGPERSFELFAGWFAELHARGTLTVPDPDVAARTFNWLVLSTPLNEAMARPHRTWTPAELEEWADEAVRVFLAGHR
- the rpiB gene encoding ribose 5-phosphate isomerase B, producing MRIAIGADHAGYDLKEHLKTTLAGLGHEVDDHGTDSVERVDYPPIMASVGRAVASGHADRGIVLGGSGQGEQIAANKVDGIRAALCNDLWTARLSREHNDANVIAMGARVVTPHMADEILELWLTTDFEGGRHEQRIALIHDIERAQDDVR
- a CDS encoding glutathione-independent formaldehyde dehydrogenase; translation: MKAVVYRGERDVRVEDVEDPTIDAPTDAIIRITTSAICGSDLHMYEGRTGAEPGIVFGHENMGVVEEVGAGVSDLKKGDRVVLPFNVACGFCRNCENNKTGFCLNVNEGFAGGAYGYVSMGPWRGGQAEYLKVPFADFNALRLPEGEEHEHDFAMLADIFPTGYHATELAGVGPGDTVAVYGAGPVGQMAAYSARLRGASEIYVVDKVEERLRLAEEHSGAIPVNFAEVDAPEFILDATDGGTDTGIDAVGYQAQKPDGEDEVPAMILNNLVTSTRATGRLGVVGLYVPSDPGAPTEEAANGRLLFDIGTFFEKGLKMGTGQADVKAHNRQLRDLIIAGRAEPSFVVSKRVPLEEAPDAYARFDKREDGYTKVVLDPAA
- a CDS encoding SDR family oxidoreductase produces the protein MPDRSPLHDRRVLVTGASSGIGRAIAIACADAGARVAGIARRAERLEALSDAHGVVPVAGDVTADGASSLVASAVDALGGLDVLVNAAGIARMGLIADTDPSDWRAMFDVNVLGLLEVTQAALPALKDGGGSIVNISSMSGRRIPAAEGGVYSATKFAVHAISEALRMELQESGVRVTTMAPGFVSTEIFDDRPDSAVTERYRKMAAGVGMEAEDVAAAVLHALTAPASVGMVEIAMVPMSQSDEAYRDAVGDKD